DNA from Salvelinus namaycush isolate Seneca chromosome 6, SaNama_1.0, whole genome shotgun sequence:
TGCCATCAAGCCCGAGGTGTCTGGCTATGCCCGCATCGTTAATGGTGAGGAGGCTGTGCCCCACTCCTGGCCCTGGCAGGTATCTCTGCAGCAGACCAGCGGCTTCCACTTCTGTGGGGGATCCCTGATCAATGAGAACTGGGTGGTCACCGCCGCTCACTGCAACGTCGCTACCTACCACCGCGTGATCGTTGGAGAGCACAAGAGGGGCAGCGGCAACAACGCTGAGGACATCCAGATCCTGAAGCCCGCTAAGGTACAGCACAGTCACACATCCTCCTCTATAGCTCTGGGTAGAAGTTCCCCTCAggcgctgatctaggatcagcctaTCCCCCGCCAGCTCAGCTGATCCGATCAGTGTCTCGGAGCAACGTCGTCCTGTAGTCCTACCCGAACTCTCTATTTCATAAAGGTTTCAGTTCTAACCGTCCCTTCTCTCCCTCAACCCACCGCACCCCCTCTCTTCACCCACAGGTGTTCACCCACCCCAAGTGGAACCCCAGTACCATCAACAACGATATCTCCCTGATCAAGCTGTCCACCCCTGCTGTCCTGAACACCAATGTGTCCCCCGTGTGCCTGGCTGAGACCGCCGACGTCTTCGCACCTGGCATGACCTGCGTGACCTCCGGCTGGGGTCTGCTGCGCTACAATGCTATCAACACCCCCAACCTGCTGCAGCAGGCTGCTCTGCCCCTTCTGTCCAACGAGCAGTGCAAGGAGCACTGGGGGAGCAGCATCTCCGACGTCATGATCTGTGCCGGTGGTGCTGGTGCTACCTCCTGCATGGGTGACTCCGGTGGCCCCCTGGTCTGTGAGAAGGACAACGTCTGGACCCTGGTCGGTATTGTGTCCTGGGGCAGCAGCCGTTGCTCCACCACTACCCCCGCTGTGTACGCCCGCGTCACCGAGCTCCGTTCCTGGGTGGACCAGACCCTGGCCGCCAACTAAGAGCCATGCTGCAGCGCCCCTGTCCATACTGTATATTGCTATGTCATTTTATGCATTGCTATGTCATACTATGTATTGCTATGTCATTCTATATATTACTCTGTAATGTACAACACCTAAGCATTAGCTAGTGAGTGCCACCCATTGGTCTGAACTGAACATGACATTCAATAAACATACTTGAACATAAAAAATATGCTTGTGCAGTAATTGTATGATTACTACATTCCCAACGTAATACTTTAGTACACGAGAggaacttaatgtaaagtgttaccacagTCGGTTTACTGCTGACTGAATCTACTGCTAGCGttaggggtctcgaatggttgagggacagctattggggaactgtgggggggatcttggagggttcgggttcacaGTTTTTGGCGaggtgggagatctgtcaacgtgcccttgagcagggcattgaccctggatgcttctgtgtgtcgctctgaatgggagtctgttggatgactggtatgatgtagttgttgagcggcttcactgcaagtatattgtatgttttggatagtcaataaaaaaaaagaaaatgataataaatacaaaaaaaagatacagtagcacagAATCATTGACAAAACTTAAAACCAAGTGTATAAGGGCTATTATAAACCGGGTAttttggatcctggatgctgattggctgaaacagcatTCCAGCTGTGTGTATATCATCAATATTCCAAAGGTATGATGCAAACATACTTGTTGCTGTTCTATCTGAAAGTTTCACGACAttgttcttgatatgccacagcaAATGACAAAAGAAAAGCAATAAGCTTCCATTAACGTATGACCTAACCTTGTATCTAGCCTAGCATTTGGTTTGCAATAGTCACATACAGCAGACACATCACAACATATGCCATTTTAACGAGGCTAATCAGGAAGTGTTCATtccatctctcgctctacctATCTATCCAAAGTAAAGACGCAGACAGTGTCTGAATACCCATATTTCCGTTCTCGTCGGCATTTTGGGTGTGTGAAAATAAAACgttttatagtatgtgaaatGTAGAAAATTGCTTTAAAAcgccaggatgttatactcattttGATTGAGAGATGGAATGAACACTTCCTGATTAGCCCCGTTAAAATGGCATATGTTGTGATGTAtctgctgtgtgtgactgcagaAATCGCTGCacactattgaggaagagaatCAGTGCACAGTCACACACATACCTGCCGACACATGcattaatacacacatgcacGCTCGGACAAAGGCCCAACTCACACTGTCGCTGCACTGACAACCTAGCCTTTatgaaaagacagaaatgctCATAGCATTACATGTAGTCATTTAGAGACACTACCACAAAaaaacctctacaggatgggtgggtcccccgcgggacggttgagctaacgtaggctaatgcgattagcatgaggttgtaagtaacaagaacatttcccaggacatagacatatcggatattggcagaaagcttaaattcttgttaatctaactgcactgtccaatttacagtagctattacagtgaaataataccatgctattgtttgaggagagtgcacagttataaacttgaaaagttattaataaaccaattaggcacatttgagcagtcttgatacaacattttgaacagaaatgcaatggttcattggagcAGTcttaaactttgcacatacactactgccatctagtggccaaaatctaatttgcgcctgggctggaataatacattatggcc
Protein-coding regions in this window:
- the LOC120050120 gene encoding chymotrypsin B-like gives rise to the protein MAFLWFVSCLAFVSAAYGCGIPAIKPEVSGYARIVNGEEAVPHSWPWQVSLQQTSGFHFCGGSLINENWVVTAAHCNVATYHRVIVGEHKRGSGNNAEDIQILKPAKVFTHPKWNPSTINNDISLIKLSTPAVLNTNVSPVCLAETADVFAPGMTCVTSGWGLLRYNAINTPNLLQQAALPLLSNEQCKEHWGSSISDVMICAGGAGATSCMGDSGGPLVCEKDNVWTLVGIVSWGSSRCSTTTPAVYARVTELRSWVDQTLAAN